CTGTCGCCTACCTTGCCTTTTTAGAGATCTAATCCCCTGCTTAAACCATGAAGCATGAAAAACCAAAGCAAAGCACATGTATGCGTCCTTCGGGGGGCAGCCCCAGGATAACTGTGCTTGTGGACATAACACGTCCTTCCAATAGGCAAGTGCAAGAAGGCCATGCAAGAAAAGGTTGCTTGTGCACTCTGCATGCCTTCTCAGAGACTGGGCCAGCTATCATGGAGGGTGAGGtgaccagtggctactagtcgtgatggctatactTGACTTGCAGTATCAAAAGAAGTATgcctttgtataccagttgctggggaacatgaacgggagaatgctattgcactcatgtcctgccgtgggcttcccataagcatctggttggccagtgtgtgaacagaatgctggaatagatcggccttgggtctgaaccagcatggctcttacattcttatgagcaGATCTGCACCTTCAAACATGTTGCTTTTCTACCCCTAAGCTTCCACTGCTCCGGCCCCCTCCATCTCACATTATTCTGAGCCAGAAGCCAGCACAATGGCTACTGGAAGACATCCCTGCAAACCCTGCCACAAGCCTTTTTGGGGATGACAACCTTGGTGATCTGTGGTTTTGCAGGGGGCAGAGGCAGCACCCTGTGACAGTTTTTCACCAGATTTTTGTACTCCTGCAAATCTTGGGACACAGTCAAGTCTACGGCTACCTCTCTCTTATGTGTGGGTGGTGCTGTTTTTCTATACCAGCGTTGGCACTCTACTTTGgacatcagaaatagaaggaattcTAAGAAGAAGCAGATGCTAAGTGTGCTGCAAGCAATGAGAACCAGAACTACACACTATAACAAGGTGATCTATGAACCATCAAGGCATGGATCAAAAACAACCTATCACTGGTTAATTTTCAGTCAGCTCGAGAGGCTTCTGTCACTTCCTATAAttgcacaaacaaaataaaattgacaCTTTGGCCATACAATACACTACACCAATGTAAGTGTTTCAAGCAAGATTCCACATTAAGTTTTAGACCTACCTTTTCAAAGAGGTCACTAAATGGTTACGTGTGTTGTAGTAAGAATAGTACAGTAGTAAGAATAGTACAGCATATTTTTGTGTTAATACGTTGCCATCCATATAGTCATGCAAGTACGTTAAAAACATGAGGTGGTCCTGCTCTCAAAAACGGAACAACATAGCTTCTCTTAAACAGTTCACTGTAGGACGACAGGAGTAGGAAACCTTTGTGGACAAAGTATGAAATATATATTCCCATGTTTGAAATGCCATAGCCCTTATAGAGGATTTGCCATAAAGGGGAAAAATTGGAGAGATTTAACTTGTAGTATTTATTGCATTCACATTTCTAGTTGTTTAAATACCGTGTAACAAGCTGTCATCCAGCAATGCAACTTAAAACGTAGGAATATATTACTGATGTTTgtcaaatatatttatatatacacagagGCCTCTTCGATTTTCCATACAAAATGTTTTTGTGATCTTATGAACAACCATCTATCTATCTTACAAAACAGCAACCTGATCTCTCAACTGGATTTAACCCACAACAGCCATCTCCGTTTCCCTAGGAAATATTGAGTTGCCCTTTAAAACCACATGGAGATacgttacaaaaaagaaaagaaaaaaaaaggggggggagaaaagaacatTTGAATCAAGGAGTTTGATTCTCTTAGACATATTTCTTAATTTCATCATACAAGACTAATACAAAAGCACCACCCATGCCTCTCAACACATTGGACCAGGCGCCTTTGAAGAAAGCCTTGCCACCTTCGTCTTTCGCAATCTTCTTCCAGCAGTCAATTGTGCCCTTGTACATGATATCAGCTGTGGAAAACAACATGGATAGACAGGTAAGTCATATTGTATAGAAATGCCCTTACACAGAATATTAGCAATATAAAATAATGCAAAATGTTCAATCTACGACCCTGAAAACACCTGGAATGCTTCTTCTCTGCTCTTTACCTGCTTCAACAGGATGACAATGAAGCTGTATTTCTCTCTATTTCTCAAATGTGTGAGCGCATTCTGGGACTGAGGGaacttttctctttttatttatttttaaaaatatgcaaactgTGGTGTAGGGCTGTCTCCCTATTTCTGATTTCTTTCGACAACTCTCTTTTACAGATCATCAGCTTCCTGTTAATTAACAGTTGGCCCCTTTATTGTTCCAGCCTAATTAGGAGCAGGGCTGTCACTCTTTTGCCCTCCTCCTTTGGCTAGTCTGGATAAAAGGCTCCTTTCAGACTGATAGCTGGACGGACTGATTTTCTGGCTTCCTCCTGACTAAGGAGGTGGAGGGCTGGTGTGACAGAGCAAGCGTGGAATTCGAgcaggatagatagatagtaaaagtttatgtttgttttctgatttatttatttatttatttatttatttatttattacattatataccgccccatagccgaagctctctgggcggtttacaattgaagtataaaacatggaggatacaaatgctttgattaataaatatttgttttaatttatttattataatatctatatcccacccctttttttcctccaagagacTCAATGCAGCTTACAtaagcctcctctccattttatcttcagaacaacattggcctggttcagacaacacacgaaaccatgctgcttaaccttaatgcattccattaacctttttgtggttgagcagcacggtttagcgtgttgtctgaaccaggccactgtaagataggttaggctgagtcagtgactgacccaaattCACTTAGTTAGCTTCATGGCTTAGTGGGGACATGAACCTTAGTctcctcagtccaacactctaaccactacaccacactggcagtatTAGCTTTTCTTCTAATTTGGTTGGAAGTCTTTGAGGTTTCTGACCAAGACCCCAAGGAGAgggatttctctccccacatGGCCTAACTATTCTGGACTATTATCAAAGTTAATGAATCTGGACTTTGAAGAGAGGGTTGTTGCACAAAGGAGCTCATCTTCCAGCTCCAACACACATACTAAATTCAAAAGCAATACTATAAGATAAATATAACTTCCTCAAAGATGGCAGACAGAAATAGCGCAGTATTGTTGAGGTACTACTAAACATAAACGTCTTGTATGCACCAAACACAAAAAGTTGCAACCCTATACGCAGTTACCTAGGGGTAATTCCCACTGGAGTGCATGGGGCTTATCTCTGAGTAGATATATAGAGAAATGCACTGCATGTCAAATTGCATCTACTTCAATTTGCTTCCTATGAAAAGAAGTTATACGTCTTCCAATTTCCGttgatctttttaaaaggacAAACCAACACATCCtatgacaatttaaaaagaagcgGTTATTTTCTTACCTCCTTTCCTGCCAGATTGCATCATCATCCTACGTCGGACAGTGTCAAAAGGGTAGGACGCCAGCCCTGCTACTGCAGTAACCGACTGGGCTATCATCCAACTCACAAAGATGTGCACGTTCTTTGGATCAGGCAGCATACCTATCATCAAGAGTAGGTTACCcaaagatggggaggggagaacggGGAGAACTTATTAGTACCACCTTATCACTTCTACATCCCTTACAGACAGGATCAGTGATGCCAGACGAGCAATGTGTTACACCCTATTAATTCAAGCCACATGGGAGACAACAGCTACAACAGAATTGGAGGGCAAGTAATTTTACACTGCTGTTTGGAAGGAGAAACAAATGTAGAATTCAGGTACCATTGAGTTGTGAgtgtttagaacagccttccccaacctggctggagaatgctggggttgtatccaacactTCTGGACGGTGCCATGTTGTGGAGGGTTTTATGTAGAATTTGAAGCATTACCACATAATGGTCTGGATTTATACAAGATTTTTTTACATGAAAATTTAGGGTTGTCCAACCCCCAAAAGATTTCTTCCCTCGCAAATACAAGCTGAACAGCCCACTAAATTAgtatcctacccttcctccaagaagctcaggctGTCAAATATGAGGTTAATCCACTTtatcataacaaccctgtgaaattaGGGCAGCCTGAGAGATAGTCCAAGCTCACTGAAGGaagccccactaaattcaatggggctcacttctgagtaggcatgtataggattgtgctgtcagtgaACTTTATGACTGAACCAGGATTTGAACCAGATCTCCACATCCAAATACAGCCCTCTACCCACTATATGTCCCAAGTCTCTACAACCAAGTGGAACCAGAAGAAAGGTATCCTTTGGTTAGGAAATCTTTAGCTTCAAGAGGAGGATACCTAACTGTATTGGCCTCTTAAAAGATAACTTGGTCACATGAGTAATATTAAGAGATTCAGGAAGTTGCTTGAAGGTGTGCTAGGAAGATTGGATGAGGAAGCTAAAAGGGCAGCTTTGAGTATTTGAGCAATGGGGAATGGGAAAGCTGACCACTCCAAGCTGCCTGATttctaatattattattactatgctGGCAATTTagaacagaaaaggcccttcagTGTTCAGCTTTTGAGCCCCTTTGACCTTGATCACAAGACCTCTCCTAGAGTTGAATGCCCATATGACTTTAGCTCATTACTACATGCCAAATTGTACTCATTATAAATCTTTGAAAAGAATGGATGAGAATAAACATACTTGAGATATGTTCCTTTTTCTACAAAAGAACAGAAAGGTGAAGCAAATGCTAGACCCATCTCCAATTATAAATAGTTATCAATCTATTAAGCCAAGGATGGACCCAATTttttagcatgtgcaaatgttttAGAATTCAAACAGTTTAAATGTGACTTTTCAGACAAAGCATAGTCTAGATCAGCCTTCGtcggttccaggttttggaggctcCTTGGGCAAGACGCCCTCCATGGGCCTCcacctcagtgaatctaccttctcattaCCATCGTCACCAGCTATTCTTGCTCCTCTTcttgctcctcttctttctcatcattgctcccactggcTTGCATGATAGGCAGAGAACCATTGAGGAGGTAGGCAggagcatctcctgctcctccttctcaccagcacctTGCCTAGGCCAGGCAGAGAGGCCGGTGAACTagcaggttgcaatgaggaagaggagaaatccAGGGGCCTCTTTTCATTGGGCCCCTCCTAGAGTGTGGCCCTCAGCAGGTTCCtcactatgcctacccttgacaccggcTCAGCccgatgccatccagatgtgctggactactactcctataatccccagccagtgtggcaatTGGGGAAGTAcaaggaaggctggtctactttCAAGACCTGTACCAACATCATCACCAGGCTCCCCTTTCTTACCCTTAGCTGTATCATAGATGCCAAAATAAGCCGCTCTGTAGATGATGATGCCCTGGACTGACACATTGAATCCCAAGTAGAGACCCTTGAGGCCATCAGATTTGTAGATCTTGGCAAGACAGTTGCCCAGCCCACTGAACTGCCTCTCGTTCAGCCCTTTGCCCACGTCGGCAGCTAGCCTGGTCCTGGCAAAATCCAGAGGGTAAACGAAACAGAGAGACGTGGCTCCTGCAGCACCCCCAGAGGCCAGGTTGCCTGCAAAGTAGCGCCAGAACTGCTTGTGCTTGTCCACACCCCCAAGGAAGATCTGCTTGTACTTGTCCTTGAAGGCAAAGTTGAGGGCCTGGGTGGGGAAGTACCGGATGACATTAGCCAGGTTGCCTCTCCAGAAGGAAATGATCCCCTGTTCCTTGGGAATCCTGACCACACAGTCCATGATCCCCTTGTACTGTTTGTCTGCTGTGATCTGTTGGCTGGCATGCTGGACCTATTAAAGGAAGCAGAGAGGaacagagggaaggaagggaagagtaAGATCATTGGGACCCACTGTCATTATATACAACCTCTCAATGTGAAGGAACAGCCATTCCTATCTTTGCATCTGCAGCCTTGTCTTTGACTACTGTTCAGTATTAAAGCTGGTCATCTAACTAAGATTAAAACACTTGATCCAGCATAACAGCCAAACAGACTTACAACTATGACAGCTACTTGAGCATCATTATTGATAAATGCACATCTAGGAAGTGTAGTTGCTCTTCTCCCCAAGTCAATACATTACTTTTCCCCATGTGACATTGTTCCTAGGCTATATGAGTTTTTCTATTATACATGCACACTTtttatcccttttctttttttaccaagGTGATTGGGTGACATATACAA
This genomic stretch from Elgaria multicarinata webbii isolate HBS135686 ecotype San Diego chromosome 10, rElgMul1.1.pri, whole genome shotgun sequence harbors:
- the SLC25A4 gene encoding ADP/ATP translocase 1 codes for the protein MADQALSFLKDFLAGGIAAAISKTAVAPIERVKLLLQVQHASQQITADKQYKGIMDCVVRIPKEQGIISFWRGNLANVIRYFPTQALNFAFKDKYKQIFLGGVDKHKQFWRYFAGNLASGGAAGATSLCFVYPLDFARTRLAADVGKGLNERQFSGLGNCLAKIYKSDGLKGLYLGFNVSVQGIIIYRAAYFGIYDTAKGMLPDPKNVHIFVSWMIAQSVTAVAGLASYPFDTVRRRMMMQSGRKGADIMYKGTIDCWKKIAKDEGGKAFFKGAWSNVLRGMGGAFVLVLYDEIKKYV